Proteins encoded in a region of the Streptomyces sp. NBC_00513 genome:
- a CDS encoding glycosyltransferase family 4 protein: protein MSSSPVPVPPPAQPYGRPPLRTVQVLGGAGAGSGAHVRSLTTGLAARGVRVTVCAPVAAEGEYDFTGAGAEFTPDAVSALRAACAGADLVHAHGVRAGLRAALALRGGRHRAPLVVTWHGGAPEAPGALGRMGRLLERRVARAAAVVLGASSDQVDRARSRGARDARLAAMATPLPAIPEPAADPEKVRAELGAVERPLVIAVGSLVARRGYSVLLDAARAWRELDPVPLLLIAGEGPLRAELSRRIEAEGLPVRLLGRRRDADRLLAAADVAVLPSRWEGRSLLAQEALRSGVALVATDVGGVPELVGDAAVLVPYGDPAALAAAVSGLLGDPARRAALASAGRAQAATWPSEDDTVAQVLSVYDELMERER, encoded by the coding sequence GTGAGCAGCTCCCCGGTCCCGGTCCCCCCTCCCGCCCAGCCCTACGGCCGGCCGCCCCTGCGCACCGTCCAGGTGCTGGGCGGCGCCGGCGCGGGCAGCGGCGCGCACGTCCGCTCCCTGACCACGGGGCTCGCGGCGCGCGGCGTACGGGTCACCGTGTGCGCCCCCGTCGCGGCGGAGGGCGAGTACGACTTCACCGGCGCCGGCGCCGAGTTCACGCCCGACGCGGTGAGCGCCCTGCGCGCCGCCTGCGCCGGAGCCGACCTGGTCCACGCGCACGGGGTACGGGCCGGGCTGCGGGCCGCGCTGGCCCTGCGCGGCGGCCGCCACCGGGCCCCGCTCGTGGTGACCTGGCACGGCGGCGCCCCCGAGGCGCCGGGCGCGCTGGGGCGGATGGGGCGGTTGCTGGAACGCCGAGTGGCCCGGGCGGCCGCGGTGGTCCTGGGCGCCTCCTCGGACCAGGTGGACCGGGCGCGCTCGCGCGGGGCGCGCGACGCCCGACTGGCGGCGATGGCGACGCCACTGCCCGCGATCCCCGAACCGGCCGCCGACCCGGAGAAGGTGCGGGCCGAACTGGGCGCGGTGGAACGGCCGTTGGTGATCGCGGTCGGCAGCCTGGTCGCCCGGCGCGGGTACTCCGTGCTGCTGGACGCCGCGCGTGCCTGGCGCGAGCTGGACCCCGTACCGCTGCTGCTGATCGCGGGGGAGGGGCCGCTGCGGGCCGAACTGTCGCGCCGGATCGAGGCGGAGGGACTGCCCGTACGACTGCTGGGGCGCCGCCGGGACGCGGACCGACTGCTGGCCGCGGCGGACGTGGCGGTCCTGCCGAGCCGCTGGGAGGGCCGCTCGCTGCTCGCCCAGGAGGCGCTGCGGTCCGGCGTGGCCCTGGTGGCCACGGACGTCGGGGGAGTGCCGGAACTGGTCGGGGACGCGGCGGTGCTGGTGCCGTACGGGGACCCGGCGGCGCTGGCGGCCGCGGTGTCGGGGCTGCTCGGCGACCCGGCCCGGCGGGCGGCGCTCGCGTCGGCGGGCCGCGCGCAGGCCGCGACGTGGCCGTCGGAGGACGACACGGTGGCCCAGGTGCTGTCGGTGTACGACGAGCTGATGGAGCGCGAACGGTAG
- a CDS encoding tetratricopeptide repeat protein, with product MTDFVGRRRELKELREDIARTGLDTLSGRKAKAPRARVLLVAGRPGSGRTALAEAFVREVRDDYPDGVVKVRLTTPGGETVATERAVRTLLEGLGHSTPPGAGEDDLSSELRTALTGRRVILLVDDAADPHQVDALLPDTPECLVVVTAEGPLTGIPDVRPCTLGGLDTPSAVQMLGRGIGDTRITVDPRAAETLAEECGGQPAALALVGGWLAAHPKAAVADVAKQLHDMPPGTSGPLARSFRLVYESLPQPAQRTLRLLPLAPAGFIDAHTASALAGCSVAAAQSTLEDFAGLGLVRHACDGLFLLPGCLAPLLQALLEAKERPAEVQLARARMLERTVRLLTSCRAMAEEDEELVRERLDGLPRALRFADRRAAAGWLDTRLPALSASAALAVADGDLDTLARRLISALVRALAEHRGTEAAAPELYGLHRLVLDVAERRDLYREQAAALLNLADLDAETGRTHEALERYRAALVAGKAANDPYATGRAMESVGGAYQELADWYRASDWFGRALTQALARGERADEARLYGRLGNVHTYAGRYGEALRSWRAAAAGYRRLADVPGQAKALSEMARIQEYAGRPEESLHTCREAIELARRAGDLRLQSALQVRLADTLDRLGDPAAARLHRSAADRLLGDDPAACEIRSDSD from the coding sequence GTGACGGATTTCGTCGGGCGGCGGCGTGAGCTCAAGGAGCTGCGCGAGGACATCGCACGGACCGGGCTCGACACCCTCTCGGGGCGCAAGGCGAAGGCGCCCCGCGCGAGGGTCCTGCTCGTCGCGGGCCGCCCCGGTTCGGGACGGACGGCGCTGGCCGAGGCCTTCGTCCGCGAGGTGCGCGACGACTACCCCGACGGGGTCGTGAAGGTGCGGCTCACCACCCCCGGCGGGGAGACCGTCGCCACCGAACGGGCCGTCAGGACCCTGTTGGAGGGCCTCGGTCACTCCACCCCGCCCGGGGCCGGCGAGGACGACCTCAGCTCCGAACTGCGCACCGCGCTGACCGGGCGGCGGGTCATCCTGCTCGTCGACGACGCCGCCGACCCGCACCAGGTCGACGCCCTGTTGCCGGACACCCCCGAGTGCCTGGTCGTGGTGACCGCCGAGGGGCCGCTCACCGGGATCCCGGACGTCCGCCCCTGCACCCTCGGAGGCCTGGACACCCCCTCCGCCGTCCAGATGCTCGGGCGCGGCATCGGGGACACCCGGATCACCGTGGACCCGCGCGCCGCCGAGACCCTCGCCGAGGAGTGCGGTGGCCAGCCCGCCGCGCTCGCCCTGGTCGGCGGCTGGCTCGCCGCCCACCCGAAGGCCGCCGTGGCCGACGTGGCCAAGCAGCTCCACGACATGCCGCCCGGCACCAGCGGGCCGCTGGCCCGCTCCTTCCGGCTCGTCTACGAATCGCTGCCGCAGCCCGCCCAGCGGACCCTGCGGCTGCTTCCGCTCGCGCCCGCCGGGTTCATCGACGCGCACACCGCCTCCGCCCTGGCCGGCTGCTCCGTGGCCGCCGCCCAGTCCACCCTGGAGGACTTCGCCGGGCTGGGTCTCGTCCGGCACGCCTGCGACGGTCTGTTCCTGTTGCCCGGCTGCCTCGCGCCCCTGCTCCAGGCACTGTTGGAGGCCAAGGAGCGACCGGCCGAGGTGCAGCTGGCCCGGGCTCGGATGCTGGAGCGGACCGTACGACTGCTCACCTCCTGCCGGGCCATGGCCGAGGAGGACGAGGAGCTCGTGCGGGAGCGGCTGGACGGGTTGCCCCGCGCCCTCCGCTTCGCCGACCGGCGGGCCGCCGCCGGCTGGCTGGACACCCGGCTGCCCGCCCTGTCCGCGTCGGCCGCCCTGGCGGTGGCCGACGGCGACCTGGACACCCTGGCCCGCCGGTTGATCTCGGCCCTCGTACGGGCCCTCGCGGAGCACCGCGGGACCGAGGCGGCGGCCCCCGAGCTGTACGGGCTGCACCGCCTGGTCCTGGACGTCGCCGAGCGGCGCGACCTGTACCGGGAGCAGGCCGCCGCACTGCTGAACCTGGCCGACCTGGACGCCGAGACGGGCCGCACCCACGAGGCGCTGGAGCGCTACCGGGCGGCCCTGGTCGCGGGAAAGGCCGCGAACGATCCGTACGCGACGGGCCGCGCGATGGAATCCGTAGGCGGCGCGTACCAGGAGCTGGCGGACTGGTACCGGGCCTCCGACTGGTTCGGCCGGGCCCTGACCCAGGCGCTCGCCCGGGGCGAGCGCGCGGACGAGGCCAGGCTGTACGGCCGGCTCGGCAACGTGCACACGTACGCGGGCCGTTACGGGGAGGCGCTGCGCAGTTGGCGGGCCGCCGCCGCCGGCTACCGCCGGCTGGCCGATGTCCCGGGCCAGGCAAAGGCGTTGAGCGAGATGGCCCGGATCCAGGAGTACGCCGGACGGCCCGAGGAGTCCCTGCACACCTGCCGCGAGGCGATCGAGTTGGCGCGCAGGGCCGGGGACCTGCGACTTCAGTCCGCGTTGCAGGTGCGGCTGGCCGACACGCTCGACAGGCTGGGCGACCCCGCGGCTGCCAGGCTGCACCGGTCCGCAGCCGACAGATTGCTGGGAGATGACCCTGCCGCCTGCGAAATCCGTAGTGATTCCGACTGA
- a CDS encoding PucR family transcriptional regulator: MDNQGGITVQRALELPGLRSGLPEVMACADRLGRTVRWVHAGEVPNIASLLKGGELLLTTGLGLGTRPAEQRAFVRRLADRGIAALVVELGPRFTRLPATIVETARAAGLPLVQLHREVPFVTVTEEVHTEIVNGHYALLQRAEEVHRRCTEALLGGGGIPQVLSILADFTANPVFLETPDGRLLYAAGPVSGDAAADPLQVWEGLRGQREAEPSANAVVVDVPGGGHGTGSVRARVVLLGVSAPLLPVHRMAAERTAGVLAVVLMQARQEDELSARGRGDFLTDLAEGRISAEDAPAQARVLGFKPGAGPLLPVVMRLATDPGPSGNWAVLARAVLEELSSVGVPVLLGVRPVEGRVPLLVSLRAESERTTVADRVAAALRAGVERAGLDRAGASPAVVVGVSGSWAAASAGLRHAAETATAAQGLPARPWYDARRLDIDLLLWRLREHPDLAAFVDRAIGPLRVHDVASRPSLLPTLETYLAHAGRKAETARELHLNRQTLYNRLARISELLGTDLDDPETVLSLSLALRARRHTAS, translated from the coding sequence ATGGACAACCAGGGCGGGATCACTGTTCAGCGGGCGCTGGAGCTGCCGGGACTGCGCAGCGGTCTGCCGGAGGTGATGGCCTGCGCGGATCGGCTCGGGCGGACCGTGCGCTGGGTCCACGCGGGCGAGGTCCCCAACATCGCCTCGCTCCTCAAGGGCGGCGAGCTGCTCCTGACCACCGGGCTGGGGCTGGGCACCCGGCCGGCCGAGCAGCGTGCGTTCGTGCGCCGCCTCGCGGACCGGGGCATCGCCGCGCTGGTCGTCGAACTGGGCCCGCGCTTCACGCGCCTGCCGGCCACCATCGTGGAGACGGCGCGGGCGGCCGGCCTCCCCCTCGTGCAGCTCCACCGCGAGGTGCCCTTCGTGACCGTGACGGAGGAGGTGCACACCGAGATCGTCAACGGCCACTACGCGCTGCTCCAGCGGGCCGAGGAGGTCCACCGGCGATGTACCGAGGCCCTGCTGGGCGGCGGCGGGATCCCGCAGGTGCTGAGCATCCTCGCCGACTTCACGGCGAACCCGGTCTTCCTGGAGACCCCCGACGGCCGGCTCCTCTACGCCGCCGGGCCGGTCTCCGGGGACGCCGCCGCCGACCCGCTCCAGGTGTGGGAGGGCCTGCGGGGCCAGCGCGAGGCCGAGCCGTCCGCCAACGCGGTGGTGGTCGACGTCCCCGGGGGCGGTCACGGCACGGGCTCGGTGCGGGCGCGCGTGGTCCTGCTCGGGGTCTCGGCCCCACTACTGCCCGTCCACCGGATGGCGGCGGAGCGGACGGCGGGCGTGCTGGCGGTGGTGTTGATGCAGGCCCGTCAGGAGGACGAGTTGTCCGCGCGGGGGCGGGGCGACTTCCTGACGGATCTCGCGGAGGGTCGCATCTCCGCCGAGGACGCCCCGGCGCAGGCGCGCGTCCTGGGTTTCAAGCCGGGCGCGGGCCCCCTCCTTCCGGTCGTGATGCGGCTGGCCACGGACCCGGGCCCGTCCGGGAACTGGGCGGTCCTCGCGCGGGCGGTGCTGGAGGAGCTGTCCTCGGTCGGCGTCCCGGTGCTGCTGGGCGTCCGCCCGGTGGAGGGCCGGGTGCCGCTGCTGGTGTCCCTGCGGGCGGAGTCGGAGCGCACGACGGTCGCCGACCGGGTCGCGGCGGCGTTGCGCGCCGGCGTGGAGCGGGCCGGTCTGGACCGGGCGGGTGCCTCGCCGGCGGTGGTCGTGGGCGTGTCGGGGAGTTGGGCGGCGGCCTCGGCCGGGCTGCGGCACGCCGCCGAGACGGCGACGGCGGCCCAGGGCCTGCCGGCCCGGCCCTGGTACGACGCCCGGCGTCTCGACATCGACCTGCTGCTGTGGCGACTGCGCGAACACCCCGACCTCGCCGCTTTCGTGGACCGGGCGATCGGCCCGCTGCGGGTGCACGACGTGGCCTCCCGCCCCTCGCTGCTGCCGACCCTGGAGACGTACCTGGCGCACGCGGGCCGCAAGGCGGAGACGGCCCGTGAGCTGCATCTGAACCGTCAGACGCTGTACAACCGGTTGGCCCGCATCTCGGAGCTCCTGGGCACGGACCTGGACGACCCGGAGACGGTGCTCTCCCTCAGCCTCGCCCTGCGCGCCCGGCGCCACACCGCTTCCTGA
- a CDS encoding NUDIX domain-containing protein: MEIKDTSETWETVSTRRPFEGAKTAVSSDVVRMPDGATVRRDYQVHPGSVCVLALDEAGQVLVLRQYRHPVRRKLWELPAGLLDVPGENPLHAAQRELYEEAHVKADDWRVLVDFYASPGGSDEAIRVFLARDLAEAEGARFEVSEEEADMQFARIPPAELVRGVLAGELGNPGLVAGVLALAAALAAEGGLDALRPADAPWSARPYEA, from the coding sequence ATCGAGATCAAGGACACCTCGGAAACCTGGGAGACGGTCTCGACCCGGCGTCCTTTCGAGGGCGCCAAGACGGCGGTGAGCTCCGACGTGGTCCGGATGCCGGACGGCGCGACCGTGCGCCGGGACTACCAGGTGCACCCGGGGTCGGTGTGCGTGCTGGCGCTGGACGAGGCCGGGCAGGTGCTCGTGCTGCGGCAGTACCGGCACCCGGTGCGCCGGAAGCTGTGGGAGCTGCCCGCGGGGCTGCTCGACGTACCGGGGGAGAACCCGCTGCACGCCGCGCAGCGTGAGCTGTACGAGGAGGCGCACGTCAAGGCCGACGACTGGCGGGTGCTGGTCGACTTCTACGCCTCGCCCGGAGGCTCGGACGAGGCGATCCGCGTGTTCCTGGCGCGGGACCTGGCGGAGGCGGAGGGCGCACGCTTCGAGGTGTCGGAGGAGGAGGCGGACATGCAGTTCGCCCGGATCCCTCCGGCGGAACTGGTGCGGGGGGTGCTGGCCGGCGAGCTGGGGAACCCCGGGCTGGTGGCGGGTGTGCTGGCCCTGGCCGCGGCCCTCGCCGCGGAGGGCGGTCTGGACGCCCTGCGCCCGGCCGACGCACCGTGGTCGGCCCGGCCCTACGAGGCGTAG
- a CDS encoding FAD-binding oxidoreductase has protein sequence MAPLSKAGAALTALREDLSGAVLAPDDPGYDEARTVFNAMVDRRPAVIAQCESESDVVTAVRFARRLDLPIAVRGGGHSVAGTALGDGALVVDLRRMNEVTVHPGAKAVRVSGGALMSDLDRACAPHDLATTGGRVSTTGVGGFVLGGGSGWLDRKFGLAVDNLLGVDVVTADGEIVSATAEDEPELFWALHGGGGNFGVATSLTLRLHELPAMSVAMLMYAPERGPEVTRLYREIIEAAPPEASGGVIHLTAPPEPFVPPHLVGTMLCAALLTYAGSEDAMRALLAPLLAVPHEVEIVTAIPYADLQCMIDDPPGMRNYWSAEYLTGLPDELVDLYCARAASMPVPTGTQHILFPLGGAIAQGPADFPVPYRDAAWAVHPFAVWEDPADDERCRRWVKDVRADARPWSTGAVYLNFLGDEGEDRVAAGLGEDNLRRLASVKRRFDPDNVFRFNHNIKPA, from the coding sequence ATGGCCCCGCTCTCGAAGGCGGGCGCGGCGTTGACCGCGCTCCGCGAAGACCTCTCCGGCGCCGTGCTCGCGCCCGACGATCCGGGCTACGACGAGGCCCGGACCGTCTTCAACGCCATGGTCGATCGACGTCCCGCCGTGATCGCCCAGTGCGAGAGCGAGTCGGACGTGGTCACGGCCGTGCGGTTCGCCCGACGGTTGGACCTGCCCATCGCGGTGCGGGGCGGCGGCCACAGCGTCGCCGGCACGGCCCTGGGGGACGGCGCGCTGGTGGTGGACCTGCGCCGGATGAACGAGGTGACGGTGCATCCGGGGGCGAAGGCCGTACGGGTGTCCGGCGGCGCCCTGATGAGCGACCTGGACCGGGCCTGCGCCCCGCACGACCTGGCCACCACCGGCGGCCGGGTCTCGACCACCGGGGTCGGCGGGTTCGTGCTCGGCGGCGGCTCGGGCTGGCTGGACCGGAAGTTCGGCCTGGCCGTCGACAACCTCCTCGGGGTGGACGTGGTCACCGCGGACGGCGAGATCGTCAGCGCGACCGCCGAGGACGAACCGGAGCTGTTCTGGGCCCTGCACGGCGGCGGAGGCAACTTCGGGGTCGCCACCTCGCTGACGCTGCGGCTGCACGAACTGCCCGCCATGTCGGTCGCGATGCTCATGTACGCCCCCGAACGGGGCCCCGAGGTCACCCGCCTGTACCGGGAGATCATCGAGGCCGCGCCGCCCGAGGCGAGCGGTGGCGTGATCCACCTCACCGCGCCGCCGGAGCCCTTCGTGCCGCCGCACCTGGTCGGCACCATGCTCTGCGCGGCGCTGCTGACGTACGCCGGTTCCGAGGACGCCATGCGCGCGCTCCTGGCGCCGCTGCTGGCCGTGCCGCACGAGGTGGAGATCGTCACCGCGATCCCGTACGCGGACCTCCAGTGCATGATCGACGACCCTCCGGGGATGCGGAACTACTGGTCCGCCGAGTACCTGACGGGGCTGCCCGACGAGCTGGTCGACCTCTACTGCGCCCGCGCGGCGTCCATGCCGGTCCCGACCGGCACCCAGCACATCCTGTTCCCCCTGGGCGGGGCCATCGCGCAGGGGCCCGCGGACTTCCCCGTGCCGTACCGGGACGCCGCCTGGGCGGTGCACCCGTTCGCCGTCTGGGAGGACCCGGCGGACGACGAGCGGTGTCGGCGGTGGGTGAAGGACGTACGGGCCGACGCGCGGCCGTGGAGCACCGGGGCGGTGTACCTCAACTTCCTCGGCGACGAGGGCGAGGACCGGGTCGCGGCGGGCCTCGGCGAGGACAATCTGCGGCGCCTGGCTTCGGTGAAACGGCGGTTCGACCCGGACAACGTCTTCCGGTTCAACCACAACATCAAGCCGGCCTGA
- a CDS encoding CTP synthase: protein MTTKHIFVTGGVASSLGKGLTASSLGALLKARGLRVTMQKLDPYLNVDPGTMNPFQHGEVFVTNDGAETDLDIGHYERFLDVDLDGSANVTTGQVYSQVIAKERRGEYLGDTVQVIPHITNEIKSRIRRMATEDVDVVITEVGGTVGDIESLPFLETVRQVRHEVGRDNVFVVHISLLPYIGPSGELKTKPTQHSVAALRNIGIQPDAIVLRADREVPTSIKRKISLMCDVDEAAVVAAIDAKSIYDIPKVLHTEGLDAYVVRKLDLPFRDVDWRVWEDLLDRVHNPDHEVKVALVGKYIDLPDAYLSVTEALRAGGFANKARVQIKWVTSDDCKTPAGAAAVLGDVDAICVPGGFGDRGVNGKVGAITYARENRIPLLGLCLGLQCVVIEAARNLAGIEDANSTEFDASTPHPVISTMEEQLAFVEGAGDLGGTMRLGMYPAKLAEGSIVREVYGDEAYVDERHRHRYEVNNAYRGELEKKAGLVFSGVSPDNKLVEYVEYPREVHPYLVATQAHPELRSRPTRPHPLFAGLVKAAVERQQSAK, encoded by the coding sequence ATGACGACCAAGCACATCTTCGTCACCGGGGGTGTCGCTTCGTCCCTCGGCAAGGGCCTCACGGCCTCCAGCCTGGGTGCGCTGCTGAAGGCGCGCGGCCTGCGGGTCACGATGCAGAAGCTCGACCCCTACCTGAACGTCGACCCCGGCACGATGAACCCCTTCCAGCACGGTGAGGTGTTCGTCACCAACGACGGCGCCGAGACCGACCTGGACATCGGCCACTACGAGCGTTTCCTCGACGTCGACCTCGACGGCTCGGCGAACGTCACCACCGGCCAGGTCTACTCGCAGGTCATCGCCAAGGAGCGGCGCGGCGAGTACCTCGGTGACACCGTGCAGGTCATCCCGCACATCACCAACGAGATCAAGAGCCGCATCCGCCGCATGGCGACCGAGGACGTCGACGTCGTCATCACCGAGGTCGGCGGCACCGTCGGCGACATCGAGTCGCTGCCGTTCCTGGAGACCGTCCGTCAGGTCCGCCACGAGGTCGGTCGCGACAACGTCTTCGTCGTGCACATCTCGCTGCTGCCCTACATCGGCCCCTCCGGCGAGCTGAAGACCAAGCCGACCCAGCACTCGGTCGCGGCCCTGCGCAACATCGGCATCCAGCCCGACGCGATCGTGCTGCGCGCCGACCGTGAGGTCCCGACCTCCATCAAGCGCAAGATCTCGCTGATGTGCGACGTCGACGAGGCCGCGGTGGTCGCCGCGATCGACGCCAAGTCGATCTACGACATCCCGAAGGTGCTGCACACCGAGGGCCTGGACGCCTACGTCGTGCGCAAGCTCGACCTGCCCTTCCGCGACGTGGACTGGCGCGTCTGGGAAGACCTGCTGGACCGCGTCCACAACCCCGACCACGAGGTCAAGGTCGCGCTCGTCGGCAAGTACATCGACCTGCCCGACGCCTACCTGTCGGTGACCGAGGCGCTGCGCGCCGGCGGGTTCGCCAACAAGGCGCGCGTGCAGATCAAGTGGGTCACCTCCGACGACTGCAAGACCCCGGCCGGTGCGGCGGCGGTACTCGGCGACGTGGACGCGATCTGCGTTCCCGGCGGCTTCGGGGACCGAGGCGTCAACGGCAAGGTCGGCGCGATCACCTACGCCCGCGAGAACCGCATCCCGCTGCTGGGCCTGTGCCTGGGCCTGCAGTGCGTGGTCATCGAGGCCGCGCGCAACCTCGCGGGCATCGAGGACGCCAACTCCACCGAGTTCGACGCCTCGACCCCGCACCCGGTCATCTCGACCATGGAGGAGCAGCTGGCCTTCGTCGAGGGCGCGGGCGACCTGGGCGGCACCATGCGTCTGGGCATGTACCCGGCGAAGCTCGCCGAGGGCTCCATCGTCCGCGAGGTCTACGGCGACGAGGCCTACGTGGACGAGCGCCACCGTCACCGCTACGAGGTGAACAACGCCTACCGCGGCGAGCTGGAGAAGAAGGCCGGGCTGGTCTTCTCGGGCGTGTCCCCCGACAACAAGCTCGTCGAGTACGTCGAGTACCCGCGCGAGGTGCACCCCTACCTGGTCGCCACCCAGGCGCACCCGGAACTGCGTTCCCGCCCGACCCGGCCGCACCCGCTGTTCGCGGGTCTGGTCAAGGCCGCGGTGGAGCGCCAACAGTCCGCCAAGTGA
- a CDS encoding glycoside hydrolase family 15 protein — protein sequence MSGRIEDYALIGDMQTAALVCRDGAVDWLCLPRFDSHAVFASILGTEEHGFWRVGPAVPSGTPAPRADRRRYRGDSLVLETEWDTPRGTVRVIDFMPPREDHAPQLIRVVEGVSGRVPMRSALRMRFSYGRIVPWVHKVDGRTVAVSGPDSVWLDTDAQTYGKDLTTYSDFTVGPGDRVAFAISWQASHRGAPEAPDAEEALGVTTDFWREWVDQCTYHGPYREAVVRSLITLKALTYGPTGGIVAAPTTSLPEEIGGSRNWDYRYTWLRDAAITLSSLLRTGYRDEASAWRDWLLRAVAGDPENLQIMYGIAGERELGETELDWLPGYENSQPVRVGNGAAHQLQLDVYGEVTEALHLGHMTGLARNDYASLLQLKLIRYLETHWNEPDEGIWEVRGPRRHFVHSKVMAWVAVDRTIKLIESGDADGPLERWRELRDEIHADVCEKGYDKDRNTFTQSYGSKELDASLLLIPQMGFLPPDDKRVIGTIEAIQRELSTPDGFILRYPTAGEECGVDGLEGDEGAFLACSFWMADDLAMIGRVDEARRLFEKLLSLRNDLGLLAEEWDPKLQRQVGNFPQAFSHVPLIDTALRLTASGAYGG from the coding sequence GTGTCCGGGCGCATCGAGGATTACGCACTGATCGGGGACATGCAGACCGCTGCGTTGGTCTGCAGGGACGGAGCCGTGGACTGGTTGTGCCTGCCACGGTTCGATTCCCATGCCGTCTTCGCGAGCATTCTCGGCACCGAGGAACACGGGTTCTGGCGGGTCGGTCCCGCGGTCCCGTCCGGCACCCCGGCCCCGCGGGCCGATCGCCGGCGCTATCGCGGTGACTCCTTGGTGCTCGAAACGGAGTGGGACACCCCGAGGGGAACCGTCCGTGTCATCGACTTCATGCCTCCTCGCGAGGATCACGCACCGCAACTGATCCGCGTCGTGGAGGGCGTCAGCGGGCGCGTCCCGATGCGCTCGGCGCTGCGGATGCGTTTCAGCTACGGACGGATCGTGCCCTGGGTGCACAAGGTGGACGGCCGTACGGTGGCCGTCTCCGGCCCGGACTCGGTCTGGCTGGACACCGACGCGCAGACCTACGGCAAGGACCTGACGACGTACTCCGACTTCACCGTCGGGCCCGGCGACCGGGTGGCCTTCGCCATCAGTTGGCAGGCCTCGCACCGGGGCGCCCCCGAGGCGCCGGACGCCGAGGAGGCCCTGGGGGTCACCACCGACTTCTGGCGCGAGTGGGTCGACCAGTGCACGTACCACGGCCCCTACCGGGAAGCCGTGGTCCGCTCCCTGATCACGCTCAAGGCCCTCACGTACGGGCCCACGGGCGGCATCGTCGCCGCGCCGACCACCTCCCTGCCGGAGGAGATCGGCGGCAGCCGCAACTGGGACTACCGGTACACGTGGCTGCGCGACGCCGCCATCACCCTGTCCTCGCTCCTGCGCACCGGCTACCGCGACGAGGCCTCCGCCTGGCGGGACTGGCTGCTGCGCGCGGTGGCCGGCGACCCCGAGAACCTGCAGATCATGTACGGGATCGCGGGCGAACGGGAACTCGGCGAGACCGAACTGGACTGGCTGCCGGGCTACGAGAACTCCCAGCCGGTCCGCGTCGGCAACGGCGCCGCCCACCAGCTCCAGCTCGACGTGTACGGCGAGGTCACCGAGGCCCTCCACCTGGGCCACATGACGGGCCTGGCCCGCAACGACTACGCCTCGCTGCTCCAACTCAAGCTCATCCGCTACCTGGAGACCCACTGGAACGAGCCGGACGAGGGCATCTGGGAGGTGCGCGGCCCGCGCCGCCACTTCGTGCACTCCAAGGTGATGGCGTGGGTGGCCGTGGACCGCACGATCAAGCTGATCGAGAGCGGTGACGCGGACGGCCCGCTGGAGCGTTGGCGCGAACTGCGCGACGAGATCCACGCGGACGTGTGCGAGAAGGGCTACGACAAGGACCGCAACACCTTCACCCAGTCGTACGGGTCGAAGGAGCTGGACGCCTCGCTGCTGCTCATCCCACAGATGGGCTTCCTTCCACCGGACGACAAGCGGGTCATCGGCACCATCGAGGCGATCCAGCGCGAGCTGTCGACCCCAGACGGCTTCATCCTGCGCTACCCGACGGCCGGCGAGGAATGCGGCGTGGACGGCCTGGAGGGCGACGAGGGCGCCTTCCTCGCCTGCTCGTTCTGGATGGCGGACGACCTGGCGATGATCGGCCGGGTCGACGAGGCCCGCCGGCTCTTCGAGAAGCTGCTGTCGCTGCGCAACGACCTGGGCCTGCTCGCCGAGGAGTGGGACCCCAAGCTCCAGCGCCAGGTCGGCAACTTCCCGCAGGCCTTCAGCCACGTCCCGCTGATCGACACCGCGCTGCGCCTGACGGCGAGCGGGGCGTACGGGGGCTGA